Proteins encoded in a region of the Panicum hallii strain FIL2 chromosome 3, PHallii_v3.1, whole genome shotgun sequence genome:
- the LOC112887294 gene encoding receptor protein-tyrosine kinase CEPR1, with the protein MVSLPPLLWFILFIFFAAGDGGAAALDAQAAYLARIKEQFPGPGMSRWDFSSPAPDYCRFQGVACDQGGNVTGIDVTSWRLVGRLPPGVCAALPALRELQMAYNDVRGGFPLGLLNCTSLEVLNVSYSGVSGAVPDLSPMRALRVLDMSNNLFTGAFPTSITNVTTLEVVNFNENPGFDIWRPPESFMALRRIRVLILSTTSMRGGIPAWFGNMSSLTDLELSGNFLIGRIPVSLARLPNLQFLELYYNQLEGVVPVELGNLTELTDIDLSENRLTGGIPESLCALPNLRVLQIYTNELTGPIPAVLGNSTQLRILSVYRNQLTGEIPADLGRYSDLNVIEVSENQLTGPLPPYACANGQLQYILVLSNLLTGPIPAAYAECTPLLRFRVSNNHLEGDVPPGIFGLPHASIVDLSYNHLTGPVPATVAGATNLTSLFASNNRMSGELPPEIAGASGLVKIDLSNNFIGGPIPEAVGRLARLNQLSLQGNRLNGSIPASLAGLRSLNVLNLSDNALSGAIPESLCTLLPNSLDFSNNNLSGPVPPPLIKEGLLESVAGNPGLCVAFRLNLTDPALPLCPRPSLRRGLAGNVWVVGVCALVCVVAALALARRWVLRARQDAEHDGAPTSPASSSSYDVTSFHKLSFDQHEILEALIEKNIVGHGGSGTVYKIELSSGELVAVKKLWVSARRPISSKQQQHHDVVMTTTTNSAGGGWLGDRELRTEVETLGSIRHKNIVKLYCCYSAADSNLLVYEYMPNGNLWEALHGCFLLLDWPTRHRVALGVAQGLAYLHHDLMFPIVHRDIKSSNILLDADFEPKVADFGIAKVLQARGAADRDASTTTIAGTYGYLAPEYAYSSKATTKCDVYSFGVVLMELATGRKPIEPEFGDTRDIVHWVSGKVAGGAEADALDKRLAWSPYKEEMVQALRVAVRCTCSIPGLRPTMADVVQMLAEAGPPAGRTPKDKYDNNNNNSCKDEGSGQQPKLPASP; encoded by the coding sequence ATGGTGTCCCTCCCACCCTTGCTCTGGTTTATTCTCTTCATCTTCTTCGCGgccggcgatggcggcgcggcggcaTTGGACGCGCAGGCTGCCTACCTGGCCAGGATCAAGGAGCAGTTCCCCGGGCCGGGCATGTCGAGGTGGGACTtctcctcgccggcgccggacTACTGCAGGTTCCAGGGCGTCGCCTGCGACCAGGGCGGCAACGTGACGGGCATCGACGTCACGTCGTGGCGGCTGGTCGGCCGGCTCCCGCCGGGCGTCTGCGCGGCGCTGCCCGCGCTCCGGGAGCTCCAGATGGCGTACAACGACGTCCGCGGCGGCTTCCCGCTGGGCCTGCTCAACTGCACCTCCCTCGAGGTGCTCAACGTGAGCTACTCCGGCGTGTCCGGCGCCGTCCCGGACCTGTCCCCGATGCGGGCGCTGCGGGTGCTCGACATGTCCAACAACCTCTTCACCGGCGCGTTCCCGACGTCCATCACCAACGTCACCACCCTCGAGGTCGTCAACTTCAACGAGAACCCGGGGTTCGACATCTGGCGGCCGCCCGAGTCGTTCATGGCGCTGCGGCGCATCCGCGTGCTCATCCTCTCCACCACGTCCATGCGCGGCGGCATCCCGGCCTGGTTCGGCAACATGTCGTCGCTCACCGACCTGGAGCTCAGCGGCAACTTCCTCATCGGCCGCATCCCCGTGTCGCTGGCGCGCCTCCCCAACCTGCAGTTCCTGGAGCTCTACTACAACCAGCTGGAGGGCGTCGTCCCCGTCGAGCTCGGCAACCTCACGGAGCTCACCGACATCGACCTCTCCGAGAaccggctcaccggcggcatcCCGGAGTCCCTGTGCGCGCTGCCCAACCTGCGCGTGCTCCAGATATACACCAACGAGCTCACCGGCCCCATCCCGGCCGTGCTCGGCAACTCCACGCAGCTGCGCATCCTCTCCGTGTACCGCAACCAGCTCACCGGCGAGATCCCCGCCGACCTCGGCCGCTACTCGGACCTGAACGTGATCGAGGTGTCGGAGAACCAGCTGACGGGGCCGCTGCCGCCGTACGCCTGCGCCAACGGCCAGCTCCAGTACATCCTGGTGCTGAGCAACCTCCTGACGGGCCCCATCCCGGCGGCCTACGCCGAGTGCACCCCGCTGCTCCGGTTCCGGGTGAGCAACAACCACCTGGAGGGCGACGTCCCGCCGGGCATCTTCGGCCTCCCGCACGCCTCCATCGTCGACCTCTCCTACAACCACCTGACGGGGCCGGTGCCCGCGACGGTGGCGGGCGCCACCAACCTGACGTCGCTGTTCGCGTCCAACAACCGGATGTCCGGCGAGCTCCCGCCGGAGATCGCCGGCGCCTCGGGGCTGGTGAAGATCGACCTGAGCAACAATTTCATCGGCGGGCCGATCCCGGAGGCGGTGGGGCGGCTGGCGCGGCTGAACCAGCTGTCCCTGCAGGGCAACCGGTTGAACGGCTCCATCCCGGCGTCGCTCGCCGGCCTGCGGAGCCTGAACGTGCTCAACCTGTCGGACAACGCGCTGTCCGGCGCGATCCCGGAGTCGCTCTGCACGCTGCTGCCCAACTCGCTGGACTTCTCCAACAACAACCTGTCGGgtcccgtgccgccgccgctcatcaAGGAGGGCCTGCTGGAGAGCGTGGCCGGCAACCCGGGGCTGTGCGTGGCGTTCCGGCTGAACCTGACGGACCCGGCGCTGCCGCTGTGCCCGCGGCCGAGCCTTCGGCGGGGGCTGGCCGGGAACGTGTGGGTGGTGGGCGTGTGCGCGCTGGTGTGcgtggtggcggcgctggcgctggcGCGACGGTGGGTGCTGCGGGCGCGGCAGGACGCGGAGCACGACGGGGCGCCGACGTCGCCGGCGTCGAGCTCGTCCTACGACGTGACGAGCTTCCACAAGCTGAGCTTCGACCAGCACGAGATCCTGGAGGCGCTGATCGAGAAGAACATCGTGGGGCACGGCGGCTCCGGGACGGTGTACAAGATCGAGCTGAGCAGCGGCGAGCTGGTGGCGGTGAAGAAGCTGTGGGTGTCGGCGCGGCGTCCCATCAGcagcaagcagcagcagcaccatgACGTGGTGATGACGACCACCACCaacagcgccggcggcggctggctCGGCGACCGCGAGCTCCGCACGGAGGTGGAGACGCTGGGCAGCATCCGGCACAAGAACATCGTGAAGCTCTACTGCTGCTACTCCGCCGCCGACAGCAACCTGCTGGTGTACGAGTACATGCCCAACGGCAACCTGTGGGAGGCGCTGCACGGGTGCTTCCTGCTGCTGGACTGGCCGACGCGCCACCGCGTGGCGCTCGGCGTTGCGCAGGGCCTCGCCTACCTCCACCACGACCTCATGTTCCCCATCGTCCACCGCGACATCAAGTCCTCCAACATCCTCCTCGACGCCGACTTCGAGCCCAAGGTCGCCGACTTCGGCATCGCCAAGGTGCTCCAGGCGCGCGGCGCCGCCGACCGGGACGCGTCCACCACCACCATCGCCGGGACCTACGGCTACCTCgcgccggagtacgcctactCGTCCAAGGCGACGACCAAGTGCGACGTCTACAGCTTCGGCGTGGTGCTCATGGAGCTGGCCACGGGGAGGAAGCCCATCGAGCCGGAGTTCGGCGACACGCGGGACATCGTGCACTGGGTCTCCGgcaaggtggccggcggcgccgaGGCGGACGCGCTGGACAAGCGCCTGGCGTGGAGCCCCTACAAGGAGGAGATGGTGCAGGCGCTGCGCGTCGCCGTGCGATGCACCTGCAGCATCCCGGGCCTCCGCCCCACCATGGCCGACGTCGTCCAGATGCTCGCCGAGGCCGGCCCCCCCGCCGGCCGGACACCCAAGGACAAGTacgacaacaacaacaacaacagctGCAAGGACGAGGGCTCCGGCCAGCAGCCCAAGCTACCAGCGAGTCCATAG
- the LOC112883898 gene encoding xylulose kinase 2-like isoform X3 encodes MADSGGGDCCSPRLPDDALFLGLDCSTQSLKATVLDAGLGIVATDSVHFDSDLPHYGTHGGVRRDPAERGRIVSPPLMWAEALDLLLARLRPRADLRRVAAVSGSAQQHGSVYWARGAGAALAALDPAGSLATQLAGAFAAPDSPVWMDSSSAAQCREVEAAMGGPLQLAALTGCRAHERCTGPQIRKMHQTRPKVYDATERVSLVSSFMASLLVGGYVCIDETDGAGMNIMDIATRQLREDALQATAPNLEERIGKLAPAHAVAGKISPYFVQRFQFASSCLVIQWSGDNPNTLAGLTLSNPGDLAISLGTSDTVFGVTDSPEPTLEGNIFPNPVDPKTYMVLLCYKNGSLTREDLRNRYAERSWDMFNRLLEETAPLNGGKMGFYYKEHEILPPLPVGFHRYVVKNLTSGSLDEMVEEVGEFDPPSEVRAIIEGQFLSMRGHAEQCGLPVPPRRIIATGDSASLGAALRAAHGWLCNQQDEFVPFSSVYSGRIDRTSLSMKLAVPFGECEGDIELLNNYTLLVRKRLEIEQKLIERFNQRELSGF; translated from the exons ATGGCCgactccggcggcggcgactgctgctccccgcgcctccccgacgACGCTCTCTTCCTCGGGCTCGACTGCTCCACCCA GTCGCTCAAGGCCACCGTTCTGGACGCCGGCCTCGGCATCGTCGCCACCGACTCCGTCCACTTCGACTCCGACCTGCCGCACTACGGCACCCACGGCGGCGTCCGCCGGGACCCCGCCGAGCGCGGCCGCATCGTGTCGCCGCCGCTCATGTGGGCCGAGGCCCTGGACCTGCTCCTGGCCAGGCTGCGGCCGCGCGCGGAcctccgccgcgtcgccgccgtCTCCGGCTCCGCGCAGCAGCACGGCAGCGTGTACTGGGCcagaggcgccggcgccgcgctgGCCGCGCTCGACCCGGCCGGGAGCCTCGCGACGCAGCTCGCGGGCGCGTTCGCGGCGCCGGACTCGCCCGTGTGGATGGACAGCAGCTCGGCGGCGCAGTGCcgggaggtggaggcggcgatGGGTGGGCCCCTGCAGCTGGCCGCGCTCACGGGGTGCCGCGCGCACGAGCGCTGCACGGGGCCGCAGATACGGAAGATGCATCAGACGAGGCCGAAAGTGTACGACGCCACCGAGAGGGTCTCGCTCGTCAGCTCGTTCATGGCATCGCTGCTCGTCGGCGGGTACGTCTGCATCGATGAGACCGACGGCGCCGGGATGAACATCATGGACATCGCCACGCGCCAGCTGCGCGAGGACGCTCTTCAG GCTACGGCTCCAAATTTAGAAGAGAGGATTGGGAAACTGGCACCAGCTCATGCTGTGGCTGGAAAAATATCTCCTTATTTTGTTCAGAG ATTTCAGTTTGCAAGCAGCTGTCTAGTTATTCAGTGGTCAGGGGACAACCCCAATACCCTTGCAG GCTTAACTTTGAGCAATCCAGGTGACCTAGCAATCAGTCTTGGGACAAGCGATACA GTTTTTGGGGTCACTGATTCACCAGAACCAACCCTGGAGGGAAACATCTTTCCTAACCCAGTTGATCCCAAGACCTACATGGTTTTGCTTTGCTATAAAAATGGATCTCTGACACGAGAAG ACCTTCGCAATCGTTATGCTGAGAGATCTTGGGATATGTTCAATAGGTTGCTTGAAGAAACAGCCCCCTTGAACG GAGGGAAGATGGGATTTTACTACAAGGAACATGAGATTCTCCCACCACTTCCAG TTGGATTTCACCGGTACGTTGTCAAGAACTTGACTAGCGGATCTTTAGATGAGATGGTAGAAGAAGTTGGCGAGTTTGATCCTCCTTCAGAG GTGCGTGCAATAATTGAAGGGCAGTTCCTGTCCATGAGGGGCCATGCTGAGCAATGTGGACTGCCAGTACCTCCAAGGCGGATTATAGCTACTGGTG ACTCTGCATCTCTGGGTGCTGCTCTGCGAGCAGCCCATGGGTGGCTCTGTAATCAGCAAGATGAGTTTGTGCCATTCTCATCTGTGTACTCTGGAAGAATTGATAGAACATCACTAAGCATGAAGTTGGCTGTTCCTTTTGGGGAATGCGAGGGAGACATTGAGCTTCTGAACAACTATACATTGTTGGTTAGGAAGAGGCTGGAGATTGAGCAGAAGCTCATTGAAAGGTTCAATCAACGAGAGCTAAGTGGTTTCTAG
- the LOC112883898 gene encoding xylulose kinase 2-like isoform X2, with protein MADSGGGDCCSPRLPDDALFLGLDCSTQSLKATVLDAGLGIVATDSVHFDSDLPHYGTHGGVRRDPAERGRIVSPPLMWAEALDLLLARLRPRADLRRVAAVSGSAQQHGSVYWARGAGAALAALDPAGSLATQLAGAFAAPDSPVWMDSSSAAQCREVEAAMGGPLQLAALTGCRAHERCTGPQIRKMHQTRPKVYDATERVSLVSSFMASLLVGGYVCIDETDGAGMNIMDIATRQLREDALQATAPNLEERIGKLAPAHAVAGKISPYFVQRFQFASSCLVIQWSGDNPNTLAGDLAISLGTSDTVFGVTDSPEPTLEGNIFPNPVDPKTYMVLLCYKNGSLTREDLRNRYAERSWDMFNRLLEETAPLNGGKMGFYYKEHEILPPLPVGFHRYVVKNLTSGSLDEMVEEVGEFDPPSEVRAIIEGQFLSMRGHAEQCGLPVPPRRIIATGGASSNPTILKIMASIFGCPVYTSQRSDSASLGAALRAAHGWLCNQQDEFVPFSSVYSGRIDRTSLSMKLAVPFGECEGDIELLNNYTLLVRKRLEIEQKLIERFNQRELSGF; from the exons ATGGCCgactccggcggcggcgactgctgctccccgcgcctccccgacgACGCTCTCTTCCTCGGGCTCGACTGCTCCACCCA GTCGCTCAAGGCCACCGTTCTGGACGCCGGCCTCGGCATCGTCGCCACCGACTCCGTCCACTTCGACTCCGACCTGCCGCACTACGGCACCCACGGCGGCGTCCGCCGGGACCCCGCCGAGCGCGGCCGCATCGTGTCGCCGCCGCTCATGTGGGCCGAGGCCCTGGACCTGCTCCTGGCCAGGCTGCGGCCGCGCGCGGAcctccgccgcgtcgccgccgtCTCCGGCTCCGCGCAGCAGCACGGCAGCGTGTACTGGGCcagaggcgccggcgccgcgctgGCCGCGCTCGACCCGGCCGGGAGCCTCGCGACGCAGCTCGCGGGCGCGTTCGCGGCGCCGGACTCGCCCGTGTGGATGGACAGCAGCTCGGCGGCGCAGTGCcgggaggtggaggcggcgatGGGTGGGCCCCTGCAGCTGGCCGCGCTCACGGGGTGCCGCGCGCACGAGCGCTGCACGGGGCCGCAGATACGGAAGATGCATCAGACGAGGCCGAAAGTGTACGACGCCACCGAGAGGGTCTCGCTCGTCAGCTCGTTCATGGCATCGCTGCTCGTCGGCGGGTACGTCTGCATCGATGAGACCGACGGCGCCGGGATGAACATCATGGACATCGCCACGCGCCAGCTGCGCGAGGACGCTCTTCAG GCTACGGCTCCAAATTTAGAAGAGAGGATTGGGAAACTGGCACCAGCTCATGCTGTGGCTGGAAAAATATCTCCTTATTTTGTTCAGAG ATTTCAGTTTGCAAGCAGCTGTCTAGTTATTCAGTGGTCAGGGGACAACCCCAATACCCTTGCAG GTGACCTAGCAATCAGTCTTGGGACAAGCGATACA GTTTTTGGGGTCACTGATTCACCAGAACCAACCCTGGAGGGAAACATCTTTCCTAACCCAGTTGATCCCAAGACCTACATGGTTTTGCTTTGCTATAAAAATGGATCTCTGACACGAGAAG ACCTTCGCAATCGTTATGCTGAGAGATCTTGGGATATGTTCAATAGGTTGCTTGAAGAAACAGCCCCCTTGAACG GAGGGAAGATGGGATTTTACTACAAGGAACATGAGATTCTCCCACCACTTCCAG TTGGATTTCACCGGTACGTTGTCAAGAACTTGACTAGCGGATCTTTAGATGAGATGGTAGAAGAAGTTGGCGAGTTTGATCCTCCTTCAGAG GTGCGTGCAATAATTGAAGGGCAGTTCCTGTCCATGAGGGGCCATGCTGAGCAATGTGGACTGCCAGTACCTCCAAGGCGGATTATAGCTACTGGTGGTGCGTCCTCAAACCCAACAATTCTCAAGATAATGGCATCTATTTTTGGTTGTCCAGTGTACACTTCCCAAAGATCAG ACTCTGCATCTCTGGGTGCTGCTCTGCGAGCAGCCCATGGGTGGCTCTGTAATCAGCAAGATGAGTTTGTGCCATTCTCATCTGTGTACTCTGGAAGAATTGATAGAACATCACTAAGCATGAAGTTGGCTGTTCCTTTTGGGGAATGCGAGGGAGACATTGAGCTTCTGAACAACTATACATTGTTGGTTAGGAAGAGGCTGGAGATTGAGCAGAAGCTCATTGAAAGGTTCAATCAACGAGAGCTAAGTGGTTTCTAG
- the LOC112883898 gene encoding xylulose kinase 2-like isoform X1 yields MADSGGGDCCSPRLPDDALFLGLDCSTQSLKATVLDAGLGIVATDSVHFDSDLPHYGTHGGVRRDPAERGRIVSPPLMWAEALDLLLARLRPRADLRRVAAVSGSAQQHGSVYWARGAGAALAALDPAGSLATQLAGAFAAPDSPVWMDSSSAAQCREVEAAMGGPLQLAALTGCRAHERCTGPQIRKMHQTRPKVYDATERVSLVSSFMASLLVGGYVCIDETDGAGMNIMDIATRQLREDALQATAPNLEERIGKLAPAHAVAGKISPYFVQRFQFASSCLVIQWSGDNPNTLAGLTLSNPGDLAISLGTSDTVFGVTDSPEPTLEGNIFPNPVDPKTYMVLLCYKNGSLTREDLRNRYAERSWDMFNRLLEETAPLNGGKMGFYYKEHEILPPLPVGFHRYVVKNLTSGSLDEMVEEVGEFDPPSEVRAIIEGQFLSMRGHAEQCGLPVPPRRIIATGGASSNPTILKIMASIFGCPVYTSQRSDSASLGAALRAAHGWLCNQQDEFVPFSSVYSGRIDRTSLSMKLAVPFGECEGDIELLNNYTLLVRKRLEIEQKLIERFNQRELSGF; encoded by the exons ATGGCCgactccggcggcggcgactgctgctccccgcgcctccccgacgACGCTCTCTTCCTCGGGCTCGACTGCTCCACCCA GTCGCTCAAGGCCACCGTTCTGGACGCCGGCCTCGGCATCGTCGCCACCGACTCCGTCCACTTCGACTCCGACCTGCCGCACTACGGCACCCACGGCGGCGTCCGCCGGGACCCCGCCGAGCGCGGCCGCATCGTGTCGCCGCCGCTCATGTGGGCCGAGGCCCTGGACCTGCTCCTGGCCAGGCTGCGGCCGCGCGCGGAcctccgccgcgtcgccgccgtCTCCGGCTCCGCGCAGCAGCACGGCAGCGTGTACTGGGCcagaggcgccggcgccgcgctgGCCGCGCTCGACCCGGCCGGGAGCCTCGCGACGCAGCTCGCGGGCGCGTTCGCGGCGCCGGACTCGCCCGTGTGGATGGACAGCAGCTCGGCGGCGCAGTGCcgggaggtggaggcggcgatGGGTGGGCCCCTGCAGCTGGCCGCGCTCACGGGGTGCCGCGCGCACGAGCGCTGCACGGGGCCGCAGATACGGAAGATGCATCAGACGAGGCCGAAAGTGTACGACGCCACCGAGAGGGTCTCGCTCGTCAGCTCGTTCATGGCATCGCTGCTCGTCGGCGGGTACGTCTGCATCGATGAGACCGACGGCGCCGGGATGAACATCATGGACATCGCCACGCGCCAGCTGCGCGAGGACGCTCTTCAG GCTACGGCTCCAAATTTAGAAGAGAGGATTGGGAAACTGGCACCAGCTCATGCTGTGGCTGGAAAAATATCTCCTTATTTTGTTCAGAG ATTTCAGTTTGCAAGCAGCTGTCTAGTTATTCAGTGGTCAGGGGACAACCCCAATACCCTTGCAG GCTTAACTTTGAGCAATCCAGGTGACCTAGCAATCAGTCTTGGGACAAGCGATACA GTTTTTGGGGTCACTGATTCACCAGAACCAACCCTGGAGGGAAACATCTTTCCTAACCCAGTTGATCCCAAGACCTACATGGTTTTGCTTTGCTATAAAAATGGATCTCTGACACGAGAAG ACCTTCGCAATCGTTATGCTGAGAGATCTTGGGATATGTTCAATAGGTTGCTTGAAGAAACAGCCCCCTTGAACG GAGGGAAGATGGGATTTTACTACAAGGAACATGAGATTCTCCCACCACTTCCAG TTGGATTTCACCGGTACGTTGTCAAGAACTTGACTAGCGGATCTTTAGATGAGATGGTAGAAGAAGTTGGCGAGTTTGATCCTCCTTCAGAG GTGCGTGCAATAATTGAAGGGCAGTTCCTGTCCATGAGGGGCCATGCTGAGCAATGTGGACTGCCAGTACCTCCAAGGCGGATTATAGCTACTGGTGGTGCGTCCTCAAACCCAACAATTCTCAAGATAATGGCATCTATTTTTGGTTGTCCAGTGTACACTTCCCAAAGATCAG ACTCTGCATCTCTGGGTGCTGCTCTGCGAGCAGCCCATGGGTGGCTCTGTAATCAGCAAGATGAGTTTGTGCCATTCTCATCTGTGTACTCTGGAAGAATTGATAGAACATCACTAAGCATGAAGTTGGCTGTTCCTTTTGGGGAATGCGAGGGAGACATTGAGCTTCTGAACAACTATACATTGTTGGTTAGGAAGAGGCTGGAGATTGAGCAGAAGCTCATTGAAAGGTTCAATCAACGAGAGCTAAGTGGTTTCTAG
- the LOC112883898 gene encoding xylulose kinase 2-like isoform X4: MWAEALDLLLARLRPRADLRRVAAVSGSAQQHGSVYWARGAGAALAALDPAGSLATQLAGAFAAPDSPVWMDSSSAAQCREVEAAMGGPLQLAALTGCRAHERCTGPQIRKMHQTRPKVYDATERVSLVSSFMASLLVGGYVCIDETDGAGMNIMDIATRQLREDALQATAPNLEERIGKLAPAHAVAGKISPYFVQRFQFASSCLVIQWSGDNPNTLAGLTLSNPGDLAISLGTSDTVFGVTDSPEPTLEGNIFPNPVDPKTYMVLLCYKNGSLTREDLRNRYAERSWDMFNRLLEETAPLNGGKMGFYYKEHEILPPLPVGFHRYVVKNLTSGSLDEMVEEVGEFDPPSEVRAIIEGQFLSMRGHAEQCGLPVPPRRIIATGGASSNPTILKIMASIFGCPVYTSQRSDSASLGAALRAAHGWLCNQQDEFVPFSSVYSGRIDRTSLSMKLAVPFGECEGDIELLNNYTLLVRKRLEIEQKLIERFNQRELSGF; the protein is encoded by the exons ATGTGGGCCGAGGCCCTGGACCTGCTCCTGGCCAGGCTGCGGCCGCGCGCGGAcctccgccgcgtcgccgccgtCTCCGGCTCCGCGCAGCAGCACGGCAGCGTGTACTGGGCcagaggcgccggcgccgcgctgGCCGCGCTCGACCCGGCCGGGAGCCTCGCGACGCAGCTCGCGGGCGCGTTCGCGGCGCCGGACTCGCCCGTGTGGATGGACAGCAGCTCGGCGGCGCAGTGCcgggaggtggaggcggcgatGGGTGGGCCCCTGCAGCTGGCCGCGCTCACGGGGTGCCGCGCGCACGAGCGCTGCACGGGGCCGCAGATACGGAAGATGCATCAGACGAGGCCGAAAGTGTACGACGCCACCGAGAGGGTCTCGCTCGTCAGCTCGTTCATGGCATCGCTGCTCGTCGGCGGGTACGTCTGCATCGATGAGACCGACGGCGCCGGGATGAACATCATGGACATCGCCACGCGCCAGCTGCGCGAGGACGCTCTTCAG GCTACGGCTCCAAATTTAGAAGAGAGGATTGGGAAACTGGCACCAGCTCATGCTGTGGCTGGAAAAATATCTCCTTATTTTGTTCAGAG ATTTCAGTTTGCAAGCAGCTGTCTAGTTATTCAGTGGTCAGGGGACAACCCCAATACCCTTGCAG GCTTAACTTTGAGCAATCCAGGTGACCTAGCAATCAGTCTTGGGACAAGCGATACA GTTTTTGGGGTCACTGATTCACCAGAACCAACCCTGGAGGGAAACATCTTTCCTAACCCAGTTGATCCCAAGACCTACATGGTTTTGCTTTGCTATAAAAATGGATCTCTGACACGAGAAG ACCTTCGCAATCGTTATGCTGAGAGATCTTGGGATATGTTCAATAGGTTGCTTGAAGAAACAGCCCCCTTGAACG GAGGGAAGATGGGATTTTACTACAAGGAACATGAGATTCTCCCACCACTTCCAG TTGGATTTCACCGGTACGTTGTCAAGAACTTGACTAGCGGATCTTTAGATGAGATGGTAGAAGAAGTTGGCGAGTTTGATCCTCCTTCAGAG GTGCGTGCAATAATTGAAGGGCAGTTCCTGTCCATGAGGGGCCATGCTGAGCAATGTGGACTGCCAGTACCTCCAAGGCGGATTATAGCTACTGGTGGTGCGTCCTCAAACCCAACAATTCTCAAGATAATGGCATCTATTTTTGGTTGTCCAGTGTACACTTCCCAAAGATCAG ACTCTGCATCTCTGGGTGCTGCTCTGCGAGCAGCCCATGGGTGGCTCTGTAATCAGCAAGATGAGTTTGTGCCATTCTCATCTGTGTACTCTGGAAGAATTGATAGAACATCACTAAGCATGAAGTTGGCTGTTCCTTTTGGGGAATGCGAGGGAGACATTGAGCTTCTGAACAACTATACATTGTTGGTTAGGAAGAGGCTGGAGATTGAGCAGAAGCTCATTGAAAGGTTCAATCAACGAGAGCTAAGTGGTTTCTAG
- the LOC112884004 gene encoding ergosterol biosynthetic protein 28, producing MPAEGNKKKGVPPLGWWLMLVGSLRLASVWFGFFDIWALRVAVFSQAEMTDVHGRTFGVWTLLTCTLCFLCALNLENRPLYLATFLSFIYALGHFLTEYLIYHTMAAANLSTVGFFAGTSIVWMLLQWSSHGNPRGSHAVKQS from the exons ATGCCGGCGGAGGGGAACAAGAAGAAGGGTGTGCCGCCGCTGGGATGGTGGCTCATGCTCGTCGGCTCCCTCCGCCTCGCCTCCGTCTGGTTCGGCTTCTTCGACATCTGGGCGCTCCGCGTCGCCGTCTTCTCCCAGGCGGAGA TGACTGATGTACACGGCCGTACTTTTGGTGTCTGGACTCTTCTGACCTGCACGTTGTGCTTCCTTTGTGCTCTCAACCTGGAAAATAGGCCTCTATATCTGGCCACCTTCCTGTCATTCATCTACGCTCTTGGTCATTTCCTAACGGAATACTTGATATACCATACCATGGCTGCGGCAAATCTGAGCACAGTTGGCTTCTTTGCAG GAACGTCAATTGTATGGATGCTTCTTCAGTGGAGTTCTCATGGTAACCCCCGAGGATCCCATGCTGTGAAGCAGTCATGA
- the LOC112885656 gene encoding EPIDERMAL PATTERNING FACTOR-like protein 2 produces MGRRRLFLLLSLALIISAAHDTTGHAQAAAAVTQVQGGTGGVGRSNSMMRRTTVGSRPPSCAGRCWWCGGRRCVAVQVPITPQDKKIHVHGGRPRKGGGGASSTSQQRQRQVSSVSSYDDHSNYKPLSWRCKCGGAGVGLNP; encoded by the exons atgggccgccgccgtctcttcctcctcctctcgcTGGCGCTCATCATCAGCGCCGCGCATGACACTACAGGCCACGCCCAAGCTGCGGCTGCCGTCACCCAG GTGCAGGGAGGCACGGGTGGCGTGGGGAGGAGCAACAGCATGATGAGGAGGACCACGGTGGGGTCGCGGCCGCCGAGCTGCGCGGGGAGGTGCTGGTGGTGCGGGGGCCGCCGCTGCGTGGCTGTGCAGGTGCCCATCACGCCGCAGGACAAGAAGATCCATGTCCATGGTGGGAGGCCaagaaaaggaggaggaggggcgtcGTCGACGTCtcagcagcggcagcggcaggtcTCGTCCGTCTCCTCCTACGACGACCACTCCAACTACAAGCCGCTGAGCTGGAGATGCAagtgcggcggcgccggcgtcggcCTCAACCCCTGA